The nucleotide window CTTCTATGGGGTAGGAGCCCGGGGTGAAGATGAAGAAGTGGATGGGGATGCCCTCGATCTCGGCCACCTTCATGTAGCGAAGGGCCTTCTCGTTCCCCCAGGGCTTGGCGCAGCCGCCGTTTCGGAACTCTTCGCCCCTCCCCTTCTCGTGACCGATGACCATGACCTGGTGGCTGTAGACGCGGTTCTTGACCCGGCGGTTCAGGATGGCGCGGGCCACCACCACGGCGGGATCCACGTTGCAGTCGCCCTCGCCGCCGAGCTCCGTGTAGGAGTCGTAGACGTTCTCGAGGATGTCGCCCAGGGTGAAACGCTGGGGGCTGCGGACGATGTTGACGATCTCGGCCGGCGTGAGCTTCTCCGCCGTCCGGTCTTCGAGAAAGGAGATGCGTTCCTCGAGCAGCCGGAGCTCCTCGAAGAGGGCCGCCTCGCTGAGGTCGAAGACCGACTCCTTGAGCCGGTGGACGCGCTCCAGGAGCTCGTCGAGGTTGGCCCAGTCTCCGCCCCCCTTGATGTCCACGAGGTAGGAGATCCGGTCCGCGAGATCGGCGATGATCTTTCCGCTGTCCGCCATGAGGGTCTTCGTCATCGGTTCCTGCGGGGGGTGTGCCCGGGGTCCGTCTCCGTTCGCGGCCCCGACCGGCTGGCCGCCGGCGGAGTCCGTCCTTCTTGCGAGGTCATCGGAATTGCAGGATGTCGTCCAGGCGCTCCCGCAGGTAATCCAGGTTGACCAGGATGCTCCCTCCGTCCGGTCCCTCCCCTTCCATCACCACCTCGGAAAGATACCGCCGCGCCCGCTCCTGGGCCTGGGGGGTGTCTTCCCCCCAGACGATGGCCAGCGCGAGGTTCGGATCGTATTCCGTCGGGATCTTGTAGGGCCGGTCCCGCGGCACGTGGGAATGCACCGTGAGCCACGGGTGCTCGGGATGTTCGAACCGGGTGATGGTGCCGCACCAAGGTGCGAACCCCCGCCGGGTGTCCTCGGCCACGATCCTGAGCTCGATGCAGGTTCCCTGGAAGGAGATGTCCTTCTGGGCGTAGCCGAGCCGTTCGCCGAGGGCGGTCCGGATCTGTTCCCGGATGAGGTTCGGGGGGTCCTTCTTCCCCCGAATCCGCGAGATGCGGGCCGATATCTCGTTCTCCACCTGGATCCGCGTGTTGACCTCGAGGAGATAGGGACGGCCGTCCCGGGTCACGATCCACTCCCAGGTCCCCACGCTGTCGTAGCCCACCTCGGTGGCCAGCCGGACGGAGTAGTCCACGATCGCCCGGAGGACCCGGTCCGCGTCGAAGGGATACTCGAAGGTGCCGGCGTCGAAACCCGGGGCCACCTCCACCCGTTTCTGCCGTCCCGTGCTCTGGATGGTGCAGTTGCGCGTCCCGAAGTGCACCACCTCGCCGTGCCGGCTGCACAGCAGCTGGACCTCGAGGTGGTGATAGTCCCTGAGGCACTGCTCGATGAGCACGCCCTCGTCGCCGAACTGCCGCTTGGCATAGTTCTGGATGCGCCGGTAGACGCTCCGGAAGGTGTCGAGGTGGGTCACCTCCTCGATTCCCATGCCCCCGCCGCCGGCCGAGGCCTTCACGAGGATGGACGGCTGGCGCAGCCCCTGCTCCTCCTGGAGGTAGAAGAGTTCCCGCGCCAGCTCCTCGGCCTCGATCTCGTTGTAGATGGGCCGGTCCGAGCCGGGGATCACCGGGATGTCGAGTTCCCGGGCCCGGCGCTTGGTGTTGATCTTGCTGCCGAGGTCCCGGATCACCTCCCACCTGGGGCCGATGAAGACCAGGGGCCGGTTGCGGAGGGTGGCCCGCCGGGCGAACCGGAAGTTCTCGGAGAAGAACCCGTAACCGGGATGAATGGCGGTACACTTGGCCACGTCGGCCACCGCGAAGATGTCGTTGGGGTCCCGGTAGTTGGAGATGCGCCAGGCGCGGCGTCCCTTGGCTCCCTCCTGCGCCAGCCGGACGTGGAGGGATTCCTCGTCTTCCTTCGTGTAGACCACCACGAAGTCGAGGCCGAGATCGCGGCAGGCCTGCATGATCCGGATGGCGATCTCGCCTCGGTTGGCTATCAGGATGCGGTCTTTGCTCATCTGGACGAGGGCGCGGCTGGCCGGGTGCAAGACGGATGGCGTCGCAAAAAGTCGCGGGCTGCCGTGGTGCTTCGGATGTTCCCGTCACTGGCGGCGTACCGTAGAGTACGCCTCGTTCCTCGACATCCTCGCGCCTTGCATTCGGCGATCTTTCGCTGAGCCATCCACGCTGAAGCCTTTTGACCGAGGCCATCAAGACGGTGGCGACCAAGGGCCGTTTATAATGGATTCCCCCACCGGCGTCAATTTCGTTTTCGGCCGGCCGAGATTTTCCATGAACTCCCGTTAGGCTCCAGCAGCCGCAGCCGCGATGGACCCGGCCGGACCGGGGCCGGCCGACACCGGGGTCGGGCCCGCGCACGCAGCCGCGGACCACGACCGGCGATGCCGACCGCAACATCATCTTGCCCCTTGACATCCCCCTGTCTTGTTCGTATAAAGGCGGCCAATGCAAAAAGGTTGTTTAGTAATTATAAACTCTCCGCCCGGATCGCCTGGATGAGCCTTGGCATCGGGGAGAAACTCAAGCGGTTGCGGCTGGCCAACAACCTCACCCAGGAGGAGCTGGCCAACCGGACCGGCCTGACAAAGGGTTACATCAGCCAGCTGGAGCGGGACCTCACGTCCCCCTCCCTGGCCACCCTGAAGGACATCCTGGACGTCTTCGGCGAGAGCCTGGCCGATTTCTTCCAGGAACAGACCCGGGAGCCCGTGGTCTACCGGAGATCGGACCGGATCCAGACCTCCGACTCCCGGGAGGACCTGCGGGTGGAGCTCCTGGTACAGGCCTCGCAGCGCCGCGACATGGAGCCCGTCCTCCTCACGCTCCAGCCCGGCGCCGAGACCTGGGAGGACCGACCCCACCAGGGGCAGGAATTCGGCTTCGTGCTGAAGGGCGCGGCCACGATCCAGGTCGGCTCCCGGGCCTATCGGGTCTCGAGGGGAGACTGCTTCTACTTCACAGCGGACCGGCGCCACAAGTTGCGCAACACCAGCGACCGGGAGACTCAGATCCTGTGGGTGGTGACTCCCCCCACGTTCTAGGAGGACAGGGCGATGCAGGACATCGAATACGGCTTCGGCCAACACCTCATGCTGGACGGGTACGGCTGCAACCCCAAAAAACTCAAGGACATCAACGGGATCTACGACTTTCTCAGCCGGTATCCCGACGAGATTCACATGACGAAGATCATGCCGCCCTACGTCTTCAAGTATTCCGGCCAGGTCCCCGAGGACTGGGGGATCTCCGGCTTCGTCCTCATCGCCGAGAGCCACATCAGCATCCACACCTTCCCGGAAAAGATGTACCTCAGCCTGGACATCTTCTCCTGCAAGCCCTTCGACGCCCAGGCGGCCATCGACCACATCAAGGAGATCTTCGAGATCGAAAAGGTGGAGATCAAGATCCTCGACCGGGGTCACGAGTTCCCCAAGGTGATCCGCCGGGTGCAGCACTTCGTCCGCGACGAGCGCGCCCGGATGTCCGCCTGAAGTGACCCTCGCCTTTCTCGGGCCCGAAGGCGCCGTCGCGGATCCCTCGAGGGCCAGGATCCACTTCATCCCCGTCCCCTTCGACGCCACCACCTGCTACCGGCCCGGGGCTCGACTCGGGCCGTCGGCCATCCTGGCCGCCTCGCCCCACATGGAGTGGTACGACGAGGAGCTGGATGCGGAGGTCTGGCGCCTGGGCCTCTACACCCGGCCGCCCCTCGAGCCCGTCCTGCCCCCCGAGGCCATGATCGAGGCCGTTCGGGCCGCCGTATCCGAGTCCCTGTCGGTCGGGGCCTTCCCGGTGGTTCTCGGCGGAGAGCACAGCGTCACGGTGGGGGCGGTCTCCGCCCTGCGCGAGCGGGTGGGGGATCTCGCGGTGGTGCAGTTCGACGCCCACGCCGACCTCCGGGAGAACTACCAGGGCTCCCCCTACAGTCACGCCTGCGTCATGCGCCGGATCTGGGATTCGGCCCGGGTCCGGCAGGTGGGGATCCGATCCCTCTCCCGGCCGGAGATGGAATTTCTCAGGGCCGAGGGGCGCCCGCCCATCTGGGCCCGGGAGGTGAAGGCCGACTGCGCGGGGGCGGTCCGGCGGCTCCTGGACGGCCTCCCGGACATCCCCGTCTACGTCACCATCGACCTCGATTGCCTGGACCCCGCCGTGATGCCGGCGGTGGGGACCCCGGAACCCGGAGGGCTGTCCTGGGACGAGATCCTGGCCTTCCTCCGCGCCCTGGCCGGAACGGGCCGGGTGGCCGCCTTCGACGTGGTGGAACTCGCCCCGCTCCCGGGTCTCGCCGCCCCCGAATACACCGCGGCCCGCCTCGTCTACAAGTTTCTCACCTATCTCTTTGCACCCGGCCCGGGCCGAGGGTAAGCTCCCGCCATGGAAACGGAGACCGGCCGACCGGTGATCGAGGTGGAAGGCGTCCACCACGCCTTCGGGTCTCACCTCGTCCTGGAGGATGTCTCGCTCCGCGTGGACGAGGGAGACTTCCTGGCCGTCATCGGCCCGAACGGTTCCGGGAAGTCCACCCTGGTGAAGATCATACTGGGGCTCCTGCGCCCCAGGTCAGGGACCGTCCGCCTCTTCGGGACGCCGCTCGCCGCCTTCCACGACTGGCACCGCGTGGGCTACGTCCCGCAGAAGGCCACCCACGTCGATCCCCTCTTCCCCATCACCGCCTCGGAGGTGGTGGGCCTCGGCCGCCTGGCCCGGGCCCGGTTCCCGCGGTGGCTCGGGCCGGCCGACCGTGAGGCGGTCCGGTCGGCCCTGGCGGCCGTGGGCATGTCCGGGCACGCCGCGACCCGCATCGGGGAACTCTCCGGCGGCCAGCAGCAGAAGGTCTTCATCGCCCGGGCCCTGGTGAACCGCCCCGACATCCTCTTCCTCGACGAACCCACCACGGGCATCGACGCCGAGTCCCAGGGACAGTTCTACGACATGCTGGACCGGTTCAACCGCCGGGGGCTCACCATCGTCCTCGTGACCCACGACATCGGCGTGGTGAACAAGCACGTCACCAAGGTGGCCTGCCTGAACCAGCGCCTGGTCTTCCACGGCTCCCACGCCGAGTTCTGCTCGTCGCCCCGGGCCCAGGCCCTCATCCCCGGAGACGATCACCTCGTCTGCCACCGGCACTAGGCGGACGGCCCCGGCATCGCCCTTCCATCATCCATCACATTACTTTTTAATCATATCTTTCTAATTTTTTGCCGATTTTTGGTTCAATCTCCACTGCAACCAGGCCGCCGGGGACGGATCGCCACCCGATCCCGGCCACGCCGGTCTCCCGGAGCACCTGGGCATGGGTGGCGAGATGCCGGGTCACCCGGGCCACGGTGAACCGGCTCGGCTCCGGGACCGCTGCGGCGGGCAGGAGGAGCTGGTCGGCGAGGTGCGGGTCCACGTCGGCGCCGGAGTCGAGGAAGTCCAGCATGGCCGCCGCGGCCTCTGCGCCCACCCGCTCGGCCGGCTTTCCCCGCGCGCCCAGGGCGGTGGCCCCGCCCCACCGCCCGCCCCCGGACGCCCAGAGAAACACCAGGCTTCCCGGCGAATCGGCGGGGCCTTCCAGCGTCTCGACCCGGGCCTCGACGCCGCGCCGCTCCAGGGCCTCGCGCGCGGCCCGGGCCTGGCGTTCCCGCACGTGCGGGGGAAGGCGGGAGGAAGCCGACACGCCGGCCACCCGGACCGGCGCCTCGCCGTCGCCTCCCGCGAAGGGCCGACGCGCCGCCGGGGGGGTGATGTCGCAGGTCACCCGGCCGCCGCCGGCCGGGACCCAGCCCCACCGCCGGAGTTCGATCCGGAACCGGAATCCCATGCCGGCGAGGACCGGGCGGTAGACCCGGTCCACGTAGTGGAAACACGGGCTCCAGGGGACGTGGGTCCCGCCGGTGATCTCCAGCCGGGACGGTCCGGGGGCGCAGGCCAGGGGCAGGAGCACCGTCTGGAGGACCAGGAGGGCGGACCCGGCCGTGCCCACGTCGACCCGGTAGGATCCGGGCCGAACGGGCCCGGGGGCGAAGTACACCTTGGAGGCACCCGGTTCGGCCCCCCGGACCTCGGCGCCGCAGACGGCCGCTGCGGCCCGGACGGCGGCCAGGTGCTGGGGCCTGAGTCCCGGCTTCGGCCGCCGGGCCCGGATGTTGACGAACTCCACCGGGCGTCCGGCGAGCACGGCGAGGGCGAGCCCGGTCCGGAG belongs to Dissulfurirhabdus thermomarina and includes:
- a CDS encoding biotin carboxylase N-terminal domain-containing protein, producing the protein MSKDRILIANRGEIAIRIMQACRDLGLDFVVVYTKEDEESLHVRLAQEGAKGRRAWRISNYRDPNDIFAVADVAKCTAIHPGYGFFSENFRFARRATLRNRPLVFIGPRWEVIRDLGSKINTKRRARELDIPVIPGSDRPIYNEIEAEELARELFYLQEEQGLRQPSILVKASAGGGGMGIEEVTHLDTFRSVYRRIQNYAKRQFGDEGVLIEQCLRDYHHLEVQLLCSRHGEVVHFGTRNCTIQSTGRQKRVEVAPGFDAGTFEYPFDADRVLRAIVDYSVRLATEVGYDSVGTWEWIVTRDGRPYLLEVNTRIQVENEISARISRIRGKKDPPNLIREQIRTALGERLGYAQKDISFQGTCIELRIVAEDTRRGFAPWCGTITRFEHPEHPWLTVHSHVPRDRPYKIPTEYDPNLALAIVWGEDTPQAQERARRYLSEVVMEGEGPDGGSILVNLDYLRERLDDILQFR
- a CDS encoding cupin domain-containing protein — encoded protein: MSLGIGEKLKRLRLANNLTQEELANRTGLTKGYISQLERDLTSPSLATLKDILDVFGESLADFFQEQTREPVVYRRSDRIQTSDSREDLRVELLVQASQRRDMEPVLLTLQPGAETWEDRPHQGQEFGFVLKGAATIQVGSRAYRVSRGDCFYFTADRRHKLRNTSDRETQILWVVTPPTF
- the speD gene encoding adenosylmethionine decarboxylase translates to MQDIEYGFGQHLMLDGYGCNPKKLKDINGIYDFLSRYPDEIHMTKIMPPYVFKYSGQVPEDWGISGFVLIAESHISIHTFPEKMYLSLDIFSCKPFDAQAAIDHIKEIFEIEKVEIKILDRGHEFPKVIRRVQHFVRDERARMSA
- the speB gene encoding agmatinase, with translation MTLAFLGPEGAVADPSRARIHFIPVPFDATTCYRPGARLGPSAILAASPHMEWYDEELDAEVWRLGLYTRPPLEPVLPPEAMIEAVRAAVSESLSVGAFPVVLGGEHSVTVGAVSALRERVGDLAVVQFDAHADLRENYQGSPYSHACVMRRIWDSARVRQVGIRSLSRPEMEFLRAEGRPPIWAREVKADCAGAVRRLLDGLPDIPVYVTIDLDCLDPAVMPAVGTPEPGGLSWDEILAFLRALAGTGRVAAFDVVELAPLPGLAAPEYTAARLVYKFLTYLFAPGPGRG
- a CDS encoding metal ABC transporter ATP-binding protein, with the translated sequence METETGRPVIEVEGVHHAFGSHLVLEDVSLRVDEGDFLAVIGPNGSGKSTLVKIILGLLRPRSGTVRLFGTPLAAFHDWHRVGYVPQKATHVDPLFPITASEVVGLGRLARARFPRWLGPADREAVRSALAAVGMSGHAATRIGELSGGQQQKVFIARALVNRPDILFLDEPTTGIDAESQGQFYDMLDRFNRRGLTIVLVTHDIGVVNKHVTKVACLNQRLVFHGSHAEFCSSPRAQALIPGDDHLVCHRH
- the rtcA gene encoding RNA 3'-terminal phosphate cyclase → MAETWRIDGAQGEGGGQILRTGLALAVLAGRPVEFVNIRARRPKPGLRPQHLAAVRAAAAVCGAEVRGAEPGASKVYFAPGPVRPGSYRVDVGTAGSALLVLQTVLLPLACAPGPSRLEITGGTHVPWSPCFHYVDRVYRPVLAGMGFRFRIELRRWGWVPAGGGRVTCDITPPAARRPFAGGDGEAPVRVAGVSASSRLPPHVRERQARAAREALERRGVEARVETLEGPADSPGSLVFLWASGGGRWGGATALGARGKPAERVGAEAAAAMLDFLDSGADVDPHLADQLLLPAAAVPEPSRFTVARVTRHLATHAQVLRETGVAGIGWRSVPGGLVAVEIEPKIGKKLERYD